The sequence TACAAATTCTTCTCCCGCAAGCTTAGTTTTTCCATAAACACTTTGAGGTGCTGGCAACTCATATTCTTTTAATGGAACATTTCCTTCCCCTGAAAAAACATAATCTGTGGAAATATGTAAAAGCTTAGCGCCTATACCTTCACATGCTATGGCTAAATTTCTAGCTCCTAATGCATTTATTTGATAAGCTAGTTGCTCATTGCTTTCACACCCATCCACATTAGTATATGCAGCTGGATTTATTACTACATCCGGTCTCTGAATTGATATAAACTCTTTTACCTTGTTTAGGTCTGATATATCTAACTCCTCTACATCAATCCCTAATACTTCAGCATTTTTAATTACTTCTGGTAATTCACCAATTTCAGAATATCCTTTATTTATGTCTTCTACTATCTGACTTCCTAACTGCCCTCTAGCTCCTGTAACAATAATTTTCATAGTTATATATCTCCTAAAATTAAGTTTATTTTATTTAGATTATTATACTATATACAAAAATAGTTTTTTAGATAATTTAATTACAATTTATTCAAGATTAAAATACTACAGATATTCTTCTTTTATTCTGTACCTAATAAAGAAATTTATTAGAATATTTTAAAATAGAGAAACAGAACATAAAAAATAATGCTCTATTTCTCTATTTTTCTATTCTGTTATATTATAAGTCACTCTGAAATTCTGCTCTACTGGACACTTAACTGAACATTATCCATCCATACTGTTCCTGTAGCATTATCATATAAATACTCAAAACCTAGGTAAGTACAATTTTTAGGTATATTTATCGTATACTCTATCAACTTCCATTCTTCAGTTCCTGATATATTTATT comes from Clostridium sp. TW13 and encodes:
- the rfbD gene encoding dTDP-4-dehydrorhamnose reductase, yielding MKIIVTGARGQLGSQIVEDINKGYSEIGELPEVIKNAEVLGIDVEELDISDLNKVKEFISIQRPDVVINPAAYTNVDGCESNEQLAYQINALGARNLAIACEGIGAKLLHISTDYVFSGEGNVPLKEYELPAPQSVYGKTKLAGEEFVREFCSKYYIVRTSWLYGYNGKNFVYTIMKAAQERGVLKVVNDQKGNPTNAEDLIHHLLKIILTDEYGIYHCTGEGECSWYDFASKIVEYGNIECIVNPCTSDEFPSPTKRPTYSSLDNMMLRVTVGNEVREWQKALKEFIKRQNRTY